The sequence TGGTATCGcctattttgaattttgttatttattagtAAAGAGTTGCATAACAATCGCGTGAAAATTATTTCAAGTTGTGTGTGAATCAACGATGGATTTGATTTGAATGAGAATATTTGAATTGAAAAAtgatttaagaaataaaaaatccTGATTTGGATGAGAATATTTGAATTGAAAAAtgatttaagaaataaaaactcCTGACATAGGATAGAAGAACCTTCTAATGACATTCAAGCCTGGATGTACTTAAATCCATCATATGTATTTGATTTGGATGAgaatatttgatttgaaaaatgATTTAAGACATTAAAACTCCCGGTGTAGGATAGAAGAACCTTCCAATGACAATCAAACCTAGATGTACTTGAATCCATCATATTTACTATTAGAATTTCATTCAAGTtaagaaattttgaaatcagatatttgaatttttttagctCCAACTTTATAAATCCAAACGCACCTTCATGGATCATATTTAAAATCACGATTTTCTAGCAGACATTGTCGAATAATGGGGGAAAAAATCATATCCCTAGCTTATAATATTAATTCGTcgtaaataatatttaaaagtaatattataaAACTTAATCTCAAGGAGAAAGTTCTATGTATACGTTTCAATTTTTGCTCGCAACATTTTTATATGGAATATTATTCATGACGAATTAACATATCATCTTTAAGCCTTTTTGATCAGTCCTTCGTgtttctaaaatacatattctctGTATATTTATTAGTGTTGAAATTACTCGAGTAATTGCTGGCTGGTGGGCTGTATACTTACCATTTGTCTACTCAAATGAAAGACTTTTTGATTTGGACATGCTCTCGAGACtaagtaaaattttaatttttcaatttctGTTTTGGTTTCTTATTAAGGGGGTAGTATAATTTGAACATACACCTAACTTTTAGTTTAAATATTTGTGGTGCAGTATCATAGGTGGGCTGTACAGTTTTCTCGTGGGGTACGATAATATAAGCCCAAATAAGTTCGGATCCTTCCAAAGAAACGCctattgatgaaaaaaataGGGAAGCGGGAGGGTtactaataaatttatatatattaattcgTGAGATCATTTTACAATAGATTTgtttatttgaattatattaGAAATTTAATTTGAGAAGTGAATTCAAATTAaatctctcttattttttttaaaaaatatatcgtGATTAATAGTTGTGCAGTTAGAGTTTGAGTTGATAAAGACTAAATTCAATATTAAcataataaattcattaaaaaaataaattttttttaaaatccaacGCCCCCCATTAAAGAATTTATGTTATGATAATTATTCTTTTTGTAAATAAAAACCACTTAATTAAATGAAAGTGAGATTACACacgaaatttaaaattcaaatttttttttttcatttaaacaaaaacaagcAAATCCTCAATGGGTCTATCCAGAATCAAAATGGTTCTCACAtaaattcgagacttcgaccaAAATCTAAGACTAATTCAAGCCAAATTTAAGACTTTTAAGGATAGATAGATTGCTACATTTACTTAGAGTATCTCCAAGGCTGCACCATTTTGGTGTAGATTTCCCCCCTCCAATGGGGGCTCCTCTGCGCCAAATTTGGTGCAGATTTCCCCCCTCCAatggtttttttaatttaattttttaatttttttatttgtatttattataaatatttgtattaaaaattataaatattatttaaataatagtataatatttattttattattttaataattagatatttaatcataaaaattttaaaaaaataattgttgatttttaaaatatttatttatttatgttaattattaatatttaaaaattaatttgatttaatgatttttaattaatataaattaatacaaatacaaaaaattaatataactgACGAAGATGTTCACTTCGCACTGCGAAATGCTTTAATTGATCATTTgtggaatatttttttatgtgtaggatttgaagtaaatgagttAGAAATAGATATTGTATTTGATGCAGAAATCgtattattttaatgtaaattttgcatcaaaatagattttgtggtttGGGATTACTTTaagtataaaatttaattttgcttTCTCTGGAAaagttgatttatattttaaaaagaaaaagaaaataaaaactgcTTGGACTCTGCGCCAACTCCACTTTCCACTTCACTCTGATCTTTTGCGAGGACTCGATCCTCTGATATGTATGTTATCATATTGATCCCTGTTCGCAGCAATTACTGAGGAAAATTCAGCTCTCTTTAGGTTCGCATGATTTTTCTTGGAGCATGGTATACCTTTCTCGCTTCTCATTCCTTTTCCCCTCATCAGGATAATTTTTCGAGGTTTTTCACTTGTTATTGTGAATTGCTCTATTATGCTTCGGTTTCATTCTTGGTTTCCTTCTTTTCCCTGCTTTGGGAGTCAAACCTTTACCATgttcaattatttgaattttttgcattttattcattttttttttccgggTTATGTACCAACTTTAAATTTCGACTGAAGTTGTGGAAATTTGATCGTATTTAATAAGTTGCTAGCGTGGCTAGATCTTTTGATGTGGTGACTATGAGCTTGAAACTCTTTTGGGGTTCTACTTGCTTAAAAAAATACGAAAAGTTTAATTCTTGGCCtttattttctctatttttttttgtgatatgTAAGCAGTGGATCTAAGTTTTTAGCTAAAGGGTGAATTAGGATTATCCTGGCAATACTATAATGTTTGAAAAATTGCGTTTTTTTGTTAGGCTTATCGTATGACTCTTTCTAGAActtctttttatcatttcatttcTTTCATCTTTATGCCTGTGATAGAAGAAATTGTAACtagatttttctcttttatgacCCTGCTTCTTTAATTGCGAAGTGATGTACAATTTAATCATGCAGGAGACCACGTGTTTGCAGTGTGGCTATAGAGGATCCACCAATGCCTTTGTATATTGTGTCAAATGTCTAGATGTTGCCGTGCATCGGTAAGCTGCATATTGCTGAAGTATAGTTACCTTATGTGTTATTTTTTGCTTGACCTGATATTTTGAGTAGCGTGGACAATTGATTTGAAAAACACAGTCTTTTCACTTATCTTTTGGCTCTGATTAAATGAGTCACAATTAAACATGAACATGTGCATGCTAATCAGCTTCCTACTTCTCCACACTCAAGATTATCCTGAACTGTAGTTGATGCTTTCTTGATTCTTCATTTCCCACTCGAGTCCCAGAGAACTAGAATGACTTGTTATATGGGCATTTGCCATGTGCTAATGACATTTACAGACAACCATTTGTGATAAAGAAGTAATCAGCGGACACTTTTTCCCCTAGTCTTTCAGGTTTACACTATCAGggattttttctttaatttttttttatcctgcTTTTCAGCTACTGTCTAGATGTAATACCGGGTTGCAATGAGTTCATCCATTGGGTTTGTGATGAATGCAGAGATGAAGCTCAAAACAGAAAATCAACAGTTGATAGCCATACATGTGCTGAACCCGCCATCAAGCCCATTTGGATGTGAGAAAAATTAATCTCATCACACCAAGTTTGTGAAAAAATGCATTTGTTTTACTCATGCGTAGCTTTAATTGTTACTTCCTTGCTGACAGGGGAAATTTCCACATATGGAACAAAAAACCCAGCATGCTTGATGGAGTCATAGCACACGTATCTACCAGAGCGTGCCAAGAAGTGCACGCAGAGTCAAGTCAATTTCAACCTGTGCTACACCTGGAAATGCTTCCCAAGTCTGCTGTTTGGCCAAAAAGTTTTGAGATATCAGAACTTAGTTGGGACAATATTGCACTCTATTTCTTTCCATCGGAGATAAGGTGTTAGTAATGATTTTTCTCTGTATCTtgttctctttcttttttatgttttatacgTTCTAACCATacagtttttaaaatttctacATGGAAGTGAATggaattttgatattttcgtTGATGAAATGATGCATAAAGAACTTGCCATGAGAGCCTTTGTGCAGAATGCTGAGCTTTTGGTCTTTACTTCGAGGGATTTGCCTTCGCTTTACTGGAGTATGTTTGTGTCATTTTCATGGCTACTGTTCATTTTTGCGCTTATTTTACAGTTGCACTGGGATACTTGTTCTTCATACCATATCTACTAAGCCTCCTAGAATAAAACTACTCTGCAGGGTTCCAAGACAGATATTATCTATGGGGAGTATTTAGAGGAAAGCAACGCCCCCCGTCAAATTCTCATTTATGCAGAGAGGAGTTGGGAAGACACGTGATGATGCATGGTATTGGTGGATGTAAAATTACTGAAACAATGAAGAGTTGTGATGCTCGTAGTTTGCTTGATACCCTGAGAAAAGGTAATAGTTACGGTTCAAGCACCGGTTGTGGTAATTTTTTAGGAGGTTAATTGATGCATTGTAGCTTCCTTTTGTACTTTTGCTTTTGAGAAAGGCGTACCGCAGGAGGATAAAACGAGAACTTGTATACATGATGGTTGGGAACAGCCCAAACCTGTGAATGATTCAAGACATAAGGCAGAGTGTCACTGTCATTACTGTGGTTGTGTGTCATCACTTGGGGGGATCTCACATCTTAAGGCACACTTGGGGGGAGGGGACCCAAGAATTCATGTACCAGGATGCTGTAAGGTGCAGCCAGAAGTCAAAAGAATAATAGCTGACTCGACCTCTGGATGTGTCCAAAACAAGAAAGCACAGTGCGTAAAGAATATTCAAGGTGTGCCTTAAGAGAGTGATGATtgtatatgtttaaattttgtgGCAGTTGAATAGTTTTAAGTGACTGAAATTTTTCTTTACCAGAGTAGCATTGTCTTACATTCTTTCTTACTTTTGAAGTAACAACCACAGGAAAATCTCGTATGAGGGGAAGGCCGCTAGATGATGCTTGGGACCACGCCATGCCAATGGATGATATAAGGCAGGGCACAAAATGCAAATATTGTAACTTTTTCTCTAAACGTGGTGGAATTACTCGTTTAAAAGCACATTTGGGTGGAGGTGATCCTACAATGCGAATTAAAGGTTGCCCTAATGTGTCCCCGGATATCAAAATTTTGATGGAAAAAGAGATGAAAACATTTAATGAACGGCCAAAGAGACCTTTCCAAGGTAAGACGTCTATTAGTTGGTAACATTGGTAAGTTGGTAACATTGGTAAAGTATCCTCTTTAAAGCCTCATGCATCCACATGGAACAATTATGTGGTGGGAATGGTTCTAGGATTTATAATGTGGAAAGAGACGATTCAATGGATTCGTGGGATGAAACTTGTATTCTTACtatacataaaattaattttgttttagttTAGGCCACCTTTTTCGAAGTTCAGGGTCCTGCAGTATCTTAGCATTCTTTCTTTCTTCGAAAATAGCAGCCACAACGAAATCATCGGGAAGGGGAAGGCCACTTGATGATGCTTGGGAACATTGCATACCGTTGGATAACATAAGACAAGGCGCAAAATGCAAATACTGTAACTTTGTTTCAAAACGTGGTGGAATTGCTCGTCTGAAGGCACATTTGGGTGGCGGTAATCCTATATTGCGGATTAGAGGTTGCCTAAACGTGTCAGTGGAAGTAAAAAAATTGATGGCAGAAGGGATCAAGAGATGTATGAAAACGCCCAGTGAGCAATCTGCTGGAGGAATTTACGAGGTATGTTCTCTTTCCATGGTAAGACTTTTTTTAGTTGgtgagaaaaaatcaaaattactcATTCTTCTAAATCTTAACTTACAGTTTCAGAAAAGTTACGCATAGAATCTCTAATCTTATTTTGGTCGTGCTCTCTTTCATTCTCGCAATACATAAGTTCATATGTCGAGCCAggatactttttatgctaatgtACTTAACTAAAAGACACTTATGTGCATACTTTTTTTGCAGGATATGAAAATATAGCAACATAACTACAAAGGATTTTCTCCTCCCGGAATACTACTCTAAAAATTGGTCTTAAAAATCAATTCATGTGAAGTACTCAGAGCTGAAAAGATGCCATCTGAAATAACAGCACCGGAGATTCCATTAGCTTCAGTGCCTTGGCAGATTTGATGATTCACAGCAATGACACTGAAAATATGATCCTGTCGTTTGTTGAAGGGTTCGAAAAAGAAGGTTTTTCATTCTCCCAGAAAAGAATATAAGTGTTTTGTTTCTATATGCAATTTTAGTTTACGTTCATGTCCCTTTTTACGTGTTCCTGATCCAGTACACGCgataagaacaaaaaaaattagaattgtAAGCAAACTGTGTGTCTCTGCCAAGTTTTGACGACAAAAGGTGTTTGTTGCATTTGCACTGTTTGTATGTTTGAGGATGAAAATGTTGTTGGCcgttctttttaaataaataaatgtcgTTAGAGTttgattatttgaaaatataaatataagataTGTTTTGTTTGCCGAAAGATCGGAAATGCTCCAAGAAAAATGGAAACATGGATTATTGACCGTTGATAGAAGTTGACCagactttattattattattattagatgAAGTTGAGTAGACTTCTTGCAATTAGCACGTGAGAAATATTGGCAAAAAGACTCTTTCGCCCTTTTTTTTTCTCGAGTGAAATTTTGGCATATGAAAGAAATGAAACCGGACTCTTTTTCACCCGTGATTGCAAATTTGACTAagtaatcatttttttaaagaacGAGCCCGAcgaataaaagaaaattgaaaatttccaaTCAAATtatcttataaaaataaaaccacAAGCCGGAGTACTACAAACGGAGTGACCCCGACTTACTCGAGAACTTGGCATGAAATTCTGATTCTGTCCATATATTTTTCTcccaactaaattgaaattttttgatgaaatctatttctgtttttatattttgttccACATTTTCTCCATTAATGAAGTTTCACATAGGCAGAAGTATTGAAGTGCAAGTAAGTGTTGAAATGGTTTAAGGTATTTGAGGAAGAAATTTGCAGTAAGATTTGGATGATGTTGATTTGTGGGGGGAAATAGAGTTGAATGCCCTTAATTTTTCTGAATTGGgccaaaacatttattattattattgtttaccTGAATTTATCTtgtgatttcttttcttttcttccttttttttttcctaatatttaaagtcattaaattaaatagtatATAAAATACACCATGGGCTCTGAAGCATTGGATCCAAAATGCAGGGCCACAAACGTGGGCGTATTCTGTGGCCCAAAATAAAAGAAGCTCTAACCAAACTCCCACATTTATAAAACAACGGGCTTATCTTATTCTTATATACTGTTTGCTCCACGCTATAGCTTGTCCCTTCGGGGACATCCGATAAAATTGGAACGATACAGAGAAGATTAGCATGGCCCCTGCGCAAGGATGACACGCATAAATCGAGAAAtggtccaaatttttttttctccagTTTTCCCAGAAGAAATCTGTCCTAAATGATAAATTCTTTCTTCAGCTGTGCTGTGAATTTCTCTGTGGTCCATAAACTCTTGGATTTGCTCTGAGTTTTACTTCAGTCCACCAGTTCTGCTAAAATGGCTGAGATGAAAAGATTTAGGGTTatataattgtaaaaaaaacaGCATTTATGGACATTTTTGTTGCTTTATCCTGTGCTGCTGATGATCTTGTTTGTCCAATGTAAATGTCAGATCCACGAAATCTTcgctcttaaaaaaaaaaacagcacATTGTATGAAGTATCTACTGTTTTTCAGTCAAGTCTGCGATATCTTGTGTTTTCTGAAGGCATGCCTTCGAGGGGTTACCGAATGTATGAATTAACCtaaccaaaattttttaaattaaaaaaacctAATTTATGAATTAACCGACCAAATGTTTTTTAGTTAAATTGGTAATTCACTCACGTTTTTATATCGAAATTTTGTTCATCcgtgttattattattagtacTTTTGTAATTGCaaaatttttaacattattattacttatttcatatgatttgtattattatttcCATCAATATTATTaggtttttaatttaaataataatattaataatataatattaccaaaattttaaaaatacataataaaaataaggGGCAGGGATTTGAAACACCattttatcataatatattttttttaaaaagtgatatttttgtaaaaaaatattatttcacgtattctttttttaaattttaaaaaaacaaatgaatataaataaataaatattatataaaagctCAAGTTGGATACTAATCGAGCTCAATTTAAACAATGAATAAGTTAACCCAACTCATCTTACACTTCAAGCTACGATAGATTCCCAAATTCCAATTCGAATCAATGATTCCATTTTTATGCAACCAAAAACAGATTCGAATATACAACTTGTATTCTATCGAAAATGTGCAAAAATACATATGATTCATTTATTTGTCCAATGGCCAAAAAAAATCTGCAAAAGTACAAACtgtctttatttatttagttttgaaGAAACAAGTGGTCTGTCTATATTGAGAAAGTTAAAAATCATACAACACCCGTCCGTCATTCGGTAGTTGTTTTATAAAAGTGATCTTCCCTGTGAACTCAGTTGGTAAAGAATAGCATTTGTGCTCCAAGAAAATTTTCCAGGAATCACCAAACACTGCTGAAAATGGCTACTCATTGCATTATTGAGGATTCCACTTAATGCTGCATCCGACACTGGTTAAAGAGAGCTGAAGCTTACAATTTTCCATCCTCAAAACATTTTTTAGTTTGCATTTTATCGAATTTAACATCGCAACAGAGGACACTGAAAAAAGAAAGCAGGATGACTGGATGAGTGAATACCTGGGCTTCTGAATCGCGTTTACGGGTTGTCCACTTAAAACTCTGTCTATTGCTAAGCTCAAATCCCTAAAAACAGCATCAAATAATCCTTATGAGCACGTGACCAAAATTTTCGATCAAGTAAAAGCTTCCTAGCTTGGTGTACGTATGTAACCTTCCTGTGATGGGAACATTGCTACTGGGTCGTGAATCATCAAACTGTCCGTGGTATACTAACTCGAAAGGCCGGCGACCATCCTGCCACCGGAATAATAATTCACTACCAACAACAATTAAAATTCATTTGCTCTTCAGAGTTATTATAATAGTCTAAGTatcaagataataataataagacgcCAAGGAGTTACCTTTTTGAATAAGAAAAATTCTGGTGTGCAAACTGCTCCAAAATTTCTTGCAACATCTTGCGACTAACAAaatagaaaaacaaaataaatagtgaaaatttttttatcgaCCGCATTTCTTGTGAGCAGAACAACTTATCAAATCACCTGAAGAAGGTAGATATTAAGTTGCATTTGGTTGACTTGAGAGATTAATAATCCAATCCATACAATCGTTTGGTTGTAATTTTATGTATTGATTATTCTTCAcacatcaatcaaataattaattatttatcttacATCAATTAAATCAttgatttaaaattacaatattattattttacaactttcttttatttttattattaactattggaaaaaaaatttgaatttcgcATCTTATATCAAATTTAATCGATAAAaccaaacatattattattattcaatattatttcacatcctactcaaatattttaattaccaCAACATCATTTATCTATACAAGCTCATCAACCCAACTAAACAGACTAAGCAACAATTTTTTCCCGACAGCAAGAATGCATCattataaattgtataaaaaaatcaatatgcaaaaataataaatctattGATTGCAAATATTCC comes from Primulina huaijiensis isolate GDHJ02 chromosome 2, ASM1229523v2, whole genome shotgun sequence and encodes:
- the LOC140971602 gene encoding uncharacterized protein, which produces METTCLQCGYRGSTNAFVYCVKCLDVAVHRYCLDVIPGCNEFIHWVCDECRDEAQNRKSTVDSHTCAEPAIKPIWMGNFHIWNKKPSMLDGVIAHVSTRACQEVHAESSQFQPVLHLEMLPKSAVWPKSFEISELSWDNIALYFFPSEISEWNFDIFVDEMMHKELAMRAFVQNAELLVFTSRDLPSLYWRFQDRYYLWGVFRGKQRPPSNSHLCREELGRHVMMHGIGGCKITETMKSCDARSLLDTLRKGVPQEDKTRTCIHDGWEQPKPVNDSRHKAECHCHYCGCVSSLGGISHLKAHLGGGDPRIHVPGCCKVQPEVKRIIADSTSGCVQNKKAQCVKNIQVTTTGKSRMRGRPLDDAWDHAMPMDDIRQGTKCKYCNFFSKRGGITRLKAHLGGGDPTMRIKGCPNVSPDIKILMEKEMKTFNERPKRPFQAATTKSSGRGRPLDDAWEHCIPLDNIRQGAKCKYCNFVSKRGGIARLKAHLGGGNPILRIRGCLNVSVEVKKLMAEGIKRCMKTPSEQSAGGIYEDMKI